The following proteins come from a genomic window of Panicum hallii strain FIL2 chromosome 8, PHallii_v3.1, whole genome shotgun sequence:
- the LOC112902880 gene encoding disease resistance protein RPP13-like isoform X2, whose protein sequence is MEVAMGLLSRLILKVGDLLVGEYKLQNGVKGEIMFLHPELESMQGALEEIATAPPDQLDKQDRIWASEVRELCYDIEDSIDTFVVRCAGGAPAGTPDGMRGFIHRSLDLLTRLRIRRQVAADIRDIKRRVVEAGERRERYRIDVARPAAAVDPRLLAHYRKATELVGIDEARDEVISILMEGDDQVSNQHGKGLLYELGKNVNDETLDERQLIDQVRKFLQTKRYCIVIDDIWSVSIWDMIRCALPDGTGGYIIITTTRIFKVAEQVGGAYKMKPLCLDSSRKLLYGRIFSNDEKYKCHDEFLAEVSDRILKKCAGVPLAIVTIASLLANRGRNKMEWYEVCNSIGTGLEYGLDVENMRKILAYSYYDLPSHLRTCLLYLSVFPEDYAIEKFRLIWMWIAEGFVQHEVQGKGLYELGECYFNELINKSLIQPVYDRYDAVIEACRVHDMVLDLVRSISSEENFVTMLNNEHSTSQAKKVRRLLLQSNMVDHDTPCASMSMQQVRSVVAFSLASNLMLALGSFRVLRVLDLGNCYLPQDCDLKHLGNLFHLRYLGVGKTSCAQLPDDVGNLRYLQTLDLVGTRFGCLPSTVVQLRHLMCLRIDQHTIVPNGIGRLTSLEDLSTLYICDSTNITEELCHLTELRVLEIFLVAANDTLGRSLVMSLCKLQKMQSLTVWVSGGECNFDAWVAPRHLRSLQLQCCWFSRLPDWMAPSLLDLTIIQISVRELHQDDLKILGRLPALRHLYLMLDHENLKIPRRFVIGTSSFPCLVGCRLLGFLGAVMFQQGAMMMLTSLAFTFHAREVREITSSDGRLNLGLENLVSLQDVLVYFRTRGASEMEVEEAKAALSHAFEIHPNQPNYDIWC, encoded by the exons ATGGAGGTCGCGATGGGGTTGCTGTCGAGGCTCATCCTCAAGGTTGGGGATCTGCTCGTCGGCGAGTACAAGCTGCAGAATGGGGTGAAGGGGGAGATCATGTTCCTCCACCCTGAGCTCGAGAGCATGCAGGGGGCCCTGGAGGAGATAGCCACCGCTCCGCCGGACCAGCTCGACAAGCAGGACAGGATCTGGGCCAGCGAGGTGCGGGAGCTCTGCTACGACATCGAGGACAGCATCGACACCTTCGTGGTGCgctgcgcgggcggcgcgccgGCAGGGACGCCGGATGGCATGAGGGGGTTCATCCATAGGAGCCTGGATCTGCTGACGAGGCTCCGGATCCGCCGTCAGGTCGCTGCCGACATCAGAGACATCAAGAGGCGcgtggtggaggccggcgagcggcgcgagaGGTACAGGATCGATGTGGCTaggcctgctgctgctgttgatcCTCGTCTGTTGGCTCATTACAGGAAGGCAACAGAGCTTGTTGGGATTGATGAGGCAAGGGATGAGGTGATCAGCATTCTGATGGAAGGGGATGATCAGGTGTCCAACCAGCATGGCAAG GGATTGCTCTATGAACTTGGAAAGAACGTGAATGATGAAACATTGGATGAGAGGCAGCTCATCGATCAAGTTAGAAAATTCCTTCAGACAAAAAG GTACTGCATTGTTATTGATGACATATGGAGTGTCTCAATTTGGGATATGATTAGATGCGCTTTGCCTGATGGTACTGGTGGATACATAATTATCACAACTACCCGTATTTTCAAGGTAGCCGAACAAGTTGGTGGTGCATACAAGATGAAACCCCTCTGCCTTGACAGTTCCAGAAAATTACTGTATGGAAGAATATTCAGCAATGATGAAAAATACAAATGTCATGATGAGTTCCTAGCAGAAGTATCTGATAGGATTTTAAAGAAATGTGCTGGTGTACCATTAGCTATAGTTACGATAGCTAGTTTGTTGGCTAATAGAGGAAGAAATAAAATGGAGTGGTATGAGGTGTGCAACTCTATTGGTACTGGACTGGAGTATGGTCTAGATGTAGAGAATATGAGAAAGATTTTAGCGTACAGCTATTATGACCTGCCATCCCATCTACGGACTTGCTTACTATATTTAAGTGTGTTTCCAGAAGATTATGCAATTGAAAAATTTCGACTGATATGGATGTGGATAGCTGAAGGTTTTGTACAACATGAAGTACAAGGGAAAGGCCTGTATGAACTTGGAGAGTGTTATTTCAATGAGCTCATAAACAAAAGTTTGATCCAACCCGTGTATGACAGGTATGATGCCGTAATAGAGGCGTGCCGTGTACATGATATGGTTCTTGATCTTGTCCGTTCCATTTCAAGCGAAGAAAATTTTGTTACCATGTTAAACAATGAGCACAGCACATCTCAGGCGAAAAAGGTACGTAGGTTATTGCTTCAGAGCAACATGGTAGATCATGATACTCCTTGTGCTAGTATGAGCATGCAGCAAGTGAGGTCAGTTGTTGCCTTTTCACTAGCTTCCAATCTAATGCTCGCCCTTGGGAGCTTCAGAGTTTTGCGTGTACTGGATTTGGGCAATTGTTATCTTCCACAAGATTGTGATCTTAAGCATCTTGGAAATTTATTTCACTTGAGGTACTTGGGAGTAGGAAAGACATCTTGTGCTCAGCTTCCTGATGATGTTGGAAACCTGCGATATCTACAAACATTGGATTTAGTGGGAACTCGTTTTGGTTGTTTGCCATCAACTGTTGTTCAGCTAAGACATTTGATGTGCCTACGTATCGACCAGCATACAATAGTGCCAAATGGGATTGGAAGACTAACATCCCTTGAAGACCTCTCAACCTTGTACATCTGTGACTCCACGAATATCACAGAAGAGCTATGCCATCTAACAGAACTCAGGGTGCTAGAAATTTTCTTGGTCGCTGCAAACGACACCTTGGGGAGATCTCTGGTGATGTCCTTATGCAAGTTGCAAAAAATGCAGAGTCTAACTGTCTGGGTCTCTGGTGGTGAATGCAACTTCGATGCATGGGTTGCCCCTCGACATCTCCGTAGCCTACAACTACAATGCTGCTGGTTCTCAAGGCTGCCAGATTGGATGGCTCCATCACTTCTGGACCTCACCATCATACAGATCTCTGTGAGGGAGCTGCATCAGGATGATCTCAAAATTCTCGGGAGGTTGCCAGCTCTCCGTCATCTGTATCTGATGTTGGACCATGAGAATCTCAAAATCCCTCGGAGATTTGTCATTGGTACTTCTTCATTTCCATGCCTTGTAGGATGCAGATTGTTGGGATTTTTAGGAGCCGTGATGTTCCAGCAAGGTGCTATGATGATGCTTACAAGCCTTGCCTTCACGTTCCATGCACGGGAAGTGAGAGAGATTACGAGCAGTGATGGTAGACTCAACTTGGGCTTGGAGAACCTGGTGTCACTCCAGGATGTCCTCGTTTACTTCCGAACAAGAGGAGCCAGCGAGATGGAAGTGGAGGAGGCAAAGGCTGCACTAAGCCATGCGTTTGAGATTCATCCCAATCAACCCAACTATGACATATGGTGTTGA
- the LOC112902880 gene encoding putative disease resistance RPP13-like protein 3 isoform X1: MEVAMGLLSRLILKVGDLLVGEYKLQNGVKGEIMFLHPELESMQGALEEIATAPPDQLDKQDRIWASEVRELCYDIEDSIDTFVVRCAGGAPAGTPDGMRGFIHRSLDLLTRLRIRRQVAADIRDIKRRVVEAGERRERYRIDVARPAAAVDPRLLAHYRKATELVGIDEARDEVISILMEGDDQVSNQHGKVVSIVGFGGLGKTTLANAVYEKLKENFDCWAFVSVSQTPDMRKIFKGLLYELGKNVNDETLDERQLIDQVRKFLQTKRYCIVIDDIWSVSIWDMIRCALPDGTGGYIIITTTRIFKVAEQVGGAYKMKPLCLDSSRKLLYGRIFSNDEKYKCHDEFLAEVSDRILKKCAGVPLAIVTIASLLANRGRNKMEWYEVCNSIGTGLEYGLDVENMRKILAYSYYDLPSHLRTCLLYLSVFPEDYAIEKFRLIWMWIAEGFVQHEVQGKGLYELGECYFNELINKSLIQPVYDRYDAVIEACRVHDMVLDLVRSISSEENFVTMLNNEHSTSQAKKVRRLLLQSNMVDHDTPCASMSMQQVRSVVAFSLASNLMLALGSFRVLRVLDLGNCYLPQDCDLKHLGNLFHLRYLGVGKTSCAQLPDDVGNLRYLQTLDLVGTRFGCLPSTVVQLRHLMCLRIDQHTIVPNGIGRLTSLEDLSTLYICDSTNITEELCHLTELRVLEIFLVAANDTLGRSLVMSLCKLQKMQSLTVWVSGGECNFDAWVAPRHLRSLQLQCCWFSRLPDWMAPSLLDLTIIQISVRELHQDDLKILGRLPALRHLYLMLDHENLKIPRRFVIGTSSFPCLVGCRLLGFLGAVMFQQGAMMMLTSLAFTFHAREVREITSSDGRLNLGLENLVSLQDVLVYFRTRGASEMEVEEAKAALSHAFEIHPNQPNYDIWC, translated from the exons ATGGAGGTCGCGATGGGGTTGCTGTCGAGGCTCATCCTCAAGGTTGGGGATCTGCTCGTCGGCGAGTACAAGCTGCAGAATGGGGTGAAGGGGGAGATCATGTTCCTCCACCCTGAGCTCGAGAGCATGCAGGGGGCCCTGGAGGAGATAGCCACCGCTCCGCCGGACCAGCTCGACAAGCAGGACAGGATCTGGGCCAGCGAGGTGCGGGAGCTCTGCTACGACATCGAGGACAGCATCGACACCTTCGTGGTGCgctgcgcgggcggcgcgccgGCAGGGACGCCGGATGGCATGAGGGGGTTCATCCATAGGAGCCTGGATCTGCTGACGAGGCTCCGGATCCGCCGTCAGGTCGCTGCCGACATCAGAGACATCAAGAGGCGcgtggtggaggccggcgagcggcgcgagaGGTACAGGATCGATGTGGCTaggcctgctgctgctgttgatcCTCGTCTGTTGGCTCATTACAGGAAGGCAACAGAGCTTGTTGGGATTGATGAGGCAAGGGATGAGGTGATCAGCATTCTGATGGAAGGGGATGATCAGGTGTCCAACCAGCATGGCAAGGTAGTTTCCATAGTTGGATTTGGGGGGCTGGGAAAGACGACTCTTGCTAATGCAGTGTATGAAAAGCTCAAGGAAAATTTTGATTGCTGGGCTTTTGTTTCGGTATCTCAAACTCCTGACATGAGGAAAATTTTCAAGGGATTGCTCTATGAACTTGGAAAGAACGTGAATGATGAAACATTGGATGAGAGGCAGCTCATCGATCAAGTTAGAAAATTCCTTCAGACAAAAAG GTACTGCATTGTTATTGATGACATATGGAGTGTCTCAATTTGGGATATGATTAGATGCGCTTTGCCTGATGGTACTGGTGGATACATAATTATCACAACTACCCGTATTTTCAAGGTAGCCGAACAAGTTGGTGGTGCATACAAGATGAAACCCCTCTGCCTTGACAGTTCCAGAAAATTACTGTATGGAAGAATATTCAGCAATGATGAAAAATACAAATGTCATGATGAGTTCCTAGCAGAAGTATCTGATAGGATTTTAAAGAAATGTGCTGGTGTACCATTAGCTATAGTTACGATAGCTAGTTTGTTGGCTAATAGAGGAAGAAATAAAATGGAGTGGTATGAGGTGTGCAACTCTATTGGTACTGGACTGGAGTATGGTCTAGATGTAGAGAATATGAGAAAGATTTTAGCGTACAGCTATTATGACCTGCCATCCCATCTACGGACTTGCTTACTATATTTAAGTGTGTTTCCAGAAGATTATGCAATTGAAAAATTTCGACTGATATGGATGTGGATAGCTGAAGGTTTTGTACAACATGAAGTACAAGGGAAAGGCCTGTATGAACTTGGAGAGTGTTATTTCAATGAGCTCATAAACAAAAGTTTGATCCAACCCGTGTATGACAGGTATGATGCCGTAATAGAGGCGTGCCGTGTACATGATATGGTTCTTGATCTTGTCCGTTCCATTTCAAGCGAAGAAAATTTTGTTACCATGTTAAACAATGAGCACAGCACATCTCAGGCGAAAAAGGTACGTAGGTTATTGCTTCAGAGCAACATGGTAGATCATGATACTCCTTGTGCTAGTATGAGCATGCAGCAAGTGAGGTCAGTTGTTGCCTTTTCACTAGCTTCCAATCTAATGCTCGCCCTTGGGAGCTTCAGAGTTTTGCGTGTACTGGATTTGGGCAATTGTTATCTTCCACAAGATTGTGATCTTAAGCATCTTGGAAATTTATTTCACTTGAGGTACTTGGGAGTAGGAAAGACATCTTGTGCTCAGCTTCCTGATGATGTTGGAAACCTGCGATATCTACAAACATTGGATTTAGTGGGAACTCGTTTTGGTTGTTTGCCATCAACTGTTGTTCAGCTAAGACATTTGATGTGCCTACGTATCGACCAGCATACAATAGTGCCAAATGGGATTGGAAGACTAACATCCCTTGAAGACCTCTCAACCTTGTACATCTGTGACTCCACGAATATCACAGAAGAGCTATGCCATCTAACAGAACTCAGGGTGCTAGAAATTTTCTTGGTCGCTGCAAACGACACCTTGGGGAGATCTCTGGTGATGTCCTTATGCAAGTTGCAAAAAATGCAGAGTCTAACTGTCTGGGTCTCTGGTGGTGAATGCAACTTCGATGCATGGGTTGCCCCTCGACATCTCCGTAGCCTACAACTACAATGCTGCTGGTTCTCAAGGCTGCCAGATTGGATGGCTCCATCACTTCTGGACCTCACCATCATACAGATCTCTGTGAGGGAGCTGCATCAGGATGATCTCAAAATTCTCGGGAGGTTGCCAGCTCTCCGTCATCTGTATCTGATGTTGGACCATGAGAATCTCAAAATCCCTCGGAGATTTGTCATTGGTACTTCTTCATTTCCATGCCTTGTAGGATGCAGATTGTTGGGATTTTTAGGAGCCGTGATGTTCCAGCAAGGTGCTATGATGATGCTTACAAGCCTTGCCTTCACGTTCCATGCACGGGAAGTGAGAGAGATTACGAGCAGTGATGGTAGACTCAACTTGGGCTTGGAGAACCTGGTGTCACTCCAGGATGTCCTCGTTTACTTCCGAACAAGAGGAGCCAGCGAGATGGAAGTGGAGGAGGCAAAGGCTGCACTAAGCCATGCGTTTGAGATTCATCCCAATCAACCCAACTATGACATATGGTGTTGA
- the LOC112902880 gene encoding putative disease resistance RPP13-like protein 3 isoform X3 — translation MEVAMGLLSRLILKVGDLLVGEYKLQNGVKGEIMFLHPELESMQGALEEIATAPPDQLDKQDRIWASEVRELCYDIEDSIDTFVVRCAGGAPAGTPDGMRGFIHRSLDLLTRLRIRRQVAADIRDIKRRVVEAGERRERYRIDVARPAAAVDPRLLAHYRKATELVGIDEARDEVISILMEGDDQVSNQHGKVVSIVGFGGLGKTTLANAVYEKLKENFDCWAFVSVSQTPDMRKIFKGLLYELGKNVNDETLDERQLIDQVRKFLQTKRYCIVIDDIWSVSIWDMIRCALPDGTGGYIIITTTRIFKVAEQVGGAYKMKPLCLDSSRKLLYGRIFSNDEKYKCHDEFLAEVSDRILKKCAGVPLAIVTIASLLANRGRNKMEWYEVCNSIGTGLEYGLDVENMRKILAYSYYDLPSHLRTCLLYLSVFPEDYAIEKFRLIWMWIAEGFVQHEVQGKGLYELGECYFNELINKSLIQPVYDRYDAVIEACRVHDMVLDLVRSISSEENFVTMLNNEHSTSQAKKVRRLLLQSNMVDHDTPCASMSMQQVRSVVAFSLASNLMLALGSFRVLRVLDLGNCYLPQDCDLKHLGNLFHLRYLGVGKTSCAQLPDDVGNLRYLQTLDLVGTRFGCLPSTVVQLRHLMCLRIDQHTIVPNGIGRLTSLEDLSTLYICDSTNITEELCHLTELRVLEIFLVAANDTLGRSLVMSLCKLQKMQSLTVWVSGGECNFDAWVAPRHLRSLQLQCCWFSRLPDWMAPSLLDLTIIQISVRELHQDDLKILGRLPALRHLYLMLDHENLKIPRRFVIGSERDYEQ, via the exons ATGGAGGTCGCGATGGGGTTGCTGTCGAGGCTCATCCTCAAGGTTGGGGATCTGCTCGTCGGCGAGTACAAGCTGCAGAATGGGGTGAAGGGGGAGATCATGTTCCTCCACCCTGAGCTCGAGAGCATGCAGGGGGCCCTGGAGGAGATAGCCACCGCTCCGCCGGACCAGCTCGACAAGCAGGACAGGATCTGGGCCAGCGAGGTGCGGGAGCTCTGCTACGACATCGAGGACAGCATCGACACCTTCGTGGTGCgctgcgcgggcggcgcgccgGCAGGGACGCCGGATGGCATGAGGGGGTTCATCCATAGGAGCCTGGATCTGCTGACGAGGCTCCGGATCCGCCGTCAGGTCGCTGCCGACATCAGAGACATCAAGAGGCGcgtggtggaggccggcgagcggcgcgagaGGTACAGGATCGATGTGGCTaggcctgctgctgctgttgatcCTCGTCTGTTGGCTCATTACAGGAAGGCAACAGAGCTTGTTGGGATTGATGAGGCAAGGGATGAGGTGATCAGCATTCTGATGGAAGGGGATGATCAGGTGTCCAACCAGCATGGCAAGGTAGTTTCCATAGTTGGATTTGGGGGGCTGGGAAAGACGACTCTTGCTAATGCAGTGTATGAAAAGCTCAAGGAAAATTTTGATTGCTGGGCTTTTGTTTCGGTATCTCAAACTCCTGACATGAGGAAAATTTTCAAGGGATTGCTCTATGAACTTGGAAAGAACGTGAATGATGAAACATTGGATGAGAGGCAGCTCATCGATCAAGTTAGAAAATTCCTTCAGACAAAAAG GTACTGCATTGTTATTGATGACATATGGAGTGTCTCAATTTGGGATATGATTAGATGCGCTTTGCCTGATGGTACTGGTGGATACATAATTATCACAACTACCCGTATTTTCAAGGTAGCCGAACAAGTTGGTGGTGCATACAAGATGAAACCCCTCTGCCTTGACAGTTCCAGAAAATTACTGTATGGAAGAATATTCAGCAATGATGAAAAATACAAATGTCATGATGAGTTCCTAGCAGAAGTATCTGATAGGATTTTAAAGAAATGTGCTGGTGTACCATTAGCTATAGTTACGATAGCTAGTTTGTTGGCTAATAGAGGAAGAAATAAAATGGAGTGGTATGAGGTGTGCAACTCTATTGGTACTGGACTGGAGTATGGTCTAGATGTAGAGAATATGAGAAAGATTTTAGCGTACAGCTATTATGACCTGCCATCCCATCTACGGACTTGCTTACTATATTTAAGTGTGTTTCCAGAAGATTATGCAATTGAAAAATTTCGACTGATATGGATGTGGATAGCTGAAGGTTTTGTACAACATGAAGTACAAGGGAAAGGCCTGTATGAACTTGGAGAGTGTTATTTCAATGAGCTCATAAACAAAAGTTTGATCCAACCCGTGTATGACAGGTATGATGCCGTAATAGAGGCGTGCCGTGTACATGATATGGTTCTTGATCTTGTCCGTTCCATTTCAAGCGAAGAAAATTTTGTTACCATGTTAAACAATGAGCACAGCACATCTCAGGCGAAAAAGGTACGTAGGTTATTGCTTCAGAGCAACATGGTAGATCATGATACTCCTTGTGCTAGTATGAGCATGCAGCAAGTGAGGTCAGTTGTTGCCTTTTCACTAGCTTCCAATCTAATGCTCGCCCTTGGGAGCTTCAGAGTTTTGCGTGTACTGGATTTGGGCAATTGTTATCTTCCACAAGATTGTGATCTTAAGCATCTTGGAAATTTATTTCACTTGAGGTACTTGGGAGTAGGAAAGACATCTTGTGCTCAGCTTCCTGATGATGTTGGAAACCTGCGATATCTACAAACATTGGATTTAGTGGGAACTCGTTTTGGTTGTTTGCCATCAACTGTTGTTCAGCTAAGACATTTGATGTGCCTACGTATCGACCAGCATACAATAGTGCCAAATGGGATTGGAAGACTAACATCCCTTGAAGACCTCTCAACCTTGTACATCTGTGACTCCACGAATATCACAGAAGAGCTATGCCATCTAACAGAACTCAGGGTGCTAGAAATTTTCTTGGTCGCTGCAAACGACACCTTGGGGAGATCTCTGGTGATGTCCTTATGCAAGTTGCAAAAAATGCAGAGTCTAACTGTCTGGGTCTCTGGTGGTGAATGCAACTTCGATGCATGGGTTGCCCCTCGACATCTCCGTAGCCTACAACTACAATGCTGCTGGTTCTCAAGGCTGCCAGATTGGATGGCTCCATCACTTCTGGACCTCACCATCATACAGATCTCTGTGAGGGAGCTGCATCAGGATGATCTCAAAATTCTCGGGAGGTTGCCAGCTCTCCGTCATCTGTATCTGATGTTGGACCATGAGAATCTCAAAATCCCTCGGAGATTTGTCATTG GAAGTGAGAGAGATTACGAGCAGTGA